One window from the genome of Equus quagga isolate Etosha38 chromosome 6, UCLA_HA_Equagga_1.0, whole genome shotgun sequence encodes:
- the RPL21 gene encoding 60S ribosomal protein L21 has translation MTNTKGKRRGTRYMFSRPFRKHGVVPLATYMRIYKKGDIVDIKGMGTVQKGMPHKCYHGKTGRVYNVTQHAVGIVVNKQVKGKILAKRINVRIEHIKHSKSRDSFLKRVKENDQKKKEAKEKGTWVQLKRQPAPPREAHFVRTNGKEPELLEPIPYEFMA, from the exons ATGACCAacacaaaaggaaagaggaggggcACCCGCTATATGTTCTCTAGGCCGTTTAGAAAACATG GAGTTGTTCCTTTGGCCACATACATGCGAATCTACAAGAAAGGTGATATTGTAGACATCAAG GGAATGGGCACTGTTCAAAAAGGAATGCCCCACAAATGTTACCATGGCAAAACTGGAAGAGTCTACAATGTTACCCAGCATGCTGTTGGCATTGttgtaaacaaacaagtaaa GGGTAAGATTCTTGCCAAAAGAATTAATGTACGTATTGAGCATATTAAGCACTCTAAGAGCCGGGATAGCTTCCTGAAACGTGTGAaggaaaatgatcagaaaaagaaggaagccaaAGAGAAGGGTACTTGGGTTCAACTGAAGCGCCAG cctgCTCCACCCAGAGAAGCACACTTTGTGAGAACCAATGGAAAGGAGCCTGAGCTGCTGGAACCCATTCCCTATGAATTCATGGCATGA
- the RASL11A gene encoding ras-like protein family member 11A has product MRPPTMSGHFLLAPIPESSSDYLLPKDIRLAVLGAGRVGKSAMIVRFLTKRFIGDYEPNTGKLYSRLVCVEGDQLSLQIQDTPGGIQVQDNLTQLVDSLSKCVQWAEGFLLVYSITDHDSYQAIRPLYQHIRKVHPDSKAPVIIVGNKGDLLHARQVQTHDGIQLANELGSLFLEISTSENYEDVCVVFQHLCKEVSKLHSLSGERRRASIIPRPRSPNMQDLKRRFKQALSSKGKAPSALE; this is encoded by the exons ATGCGGCCGCCCACCATGTCCGGGCACTTTCTGCTCGCGCCGATCCCGGAGTCCTCCTCCGACTACCTCCTGCCCAAGGACATCAGACTGGCCGTGCTGGGCGCCGGCCGCGTGGGCAAGAGCG CAATGATTGTGCGCTTCCTGACCAAGAGATTCATTGGAGATTATGAACCCAATACAG GCAAGTTGTACTCACGGCTTGTCTGTGTAGAGGGAGACCAGCTGTCCTTGCAGATCCAGGACACTCCCGGGGGCATCCAG GTCCAAGACAACCTCACCCAGCTAGTCGATTCCCTGTCCAAGTGCGTGCAGTGGGCAGAAGGCTTTCTGCTGGTCTACTCCATCACAGACCACGACAGCTACCAGGCCATCCGCCCCCTTTACCAGCACATCCGGAAGGTCCACCCTGACTCTAAGGCCCCTGTCATTATCGTGGGCAACAAGGGGGACCTGCTGCACGCCCGGCAGGTGCAAACGCACGACGGCATTCAACTAGCCAACGAGCTGGGCAGCCTGTTCCTTGAAATTTCCACCAGTGAAAACTATGAAGATGTCTGTGTTGTGTTTCAGCATCTCTGCAAAGAAGTGAGTAAGCTGCACAGCCTCagcggggagaggaggagagcctCCATAATCCCCCGGCCGCGCTCTCCCAACATGCAGGACCTGAAGAGGCGCTTCAAGCAGGCTCTGTCGTCCAAAGGCAAAGCGCCCTCCGCGCTGGAGTAG
- the LOC124240744 gene encoding leucine-rich repeat extensin-like protein 5: MRAPSPPTAPPRPPHDGFRSHDSGGDLVARKDAALAGGAEETCRKLGEVSPARTQPPGPPRQATRGGSQPSLGALPPSPLQSTLPPGKREAWGEPGLPSCSPAPNRRHPASTTQGTPHITDSSPKSQRHGNGMPESPRKRAARTRPGRGNSPEPRGLFSLPGARLPSLLAYVTSGRC, translated from the coding sequence ATGCGCGCCCCATCTCCGCCCACTGCCCCCCCGCGGCCCCCCCATGATGGCTTTCGAAGCCATGACTCAGGGGGAGACCTCGTCGCACGGAAGGACGCGGCTCTGGCAGGTGGTGCTGAGGAGACCTGCAGGAAGCTTGGCGAGGTCAGCCCGGCCCGCACCCAGCCTCCCGGGCCACCGCGCCAGGCCACACGCGGGGGctcccagccctccctggggGCGCTCCCGCCTTCTCCCCTGCAGTCCACCTTGCCCCCGGGCAAACGGGAAGCGTGGGGTGAGCCCGGACTGCCATCTTGCTCGCCAGCTCCAAATAGGAGACATCCGGCCTCTACCACTCAGGGAACTCCTCACATCACAGATTCGTCCCCCAAGTCTCAAAGACATGGCAACGGGATGCCCGAGAGCCCCCGAAAGAGGGCTGCGCGCACCAGGCCTGGCCGGGGAAACAGCCCCGAACCGAGGGGACTCTTTTCCCTCCCTGGAGCCAGACTTCCTAGTTTGCTGGCTTATGTGACTTCAGGCCGctgctga